The genomic DNA TAGAGCTGGATAAAGAAATAGATTCAGAAAAAATGCTAATGAAATTAGGCGGAACAATAAAAATTGGAAAAGAAATAGAAAAAATAGAAAGTGTAGAAAATACTGCAATAGAATATTTAAACAGAACCCAACCAGAAGGAAAAATTCAATTTTCAATAAATGGTGACGATAAGAAAAATATCGCACTTAGTGTGAAAAAGGGATTAAAAAAAGAAGGGCGTTCTGTAAGATTTGTAGAAACAAACACAAGTGCATCTGTTGTATACAATAAACTTATGCAAAAAAATAGTGATCTTATGGTATCAAAAGGATTACTTTTTGTGACAACTGCAATACAAGATTTTGAAGGATTTAGCAAAAGAGATATGAACCGCCCAGCAATAGACAAAAAAAGTGGAACACTACCTCCAAAACTTTCAAAAATAATGATAAATTTGGCAAAAGGAAGCCCAACAAAAAATGTATTATTAGATCCATTCTGCGGTTCTGGTACAATTTTAAACGAAGCAATAGTTTTGGGATACCACAAATTGGTAGCAAACGACTCTAGCAAACAAGCAATAGAGGACACAAAGAAAAATGTAAAATGGATAGGCCGTGAGCTTGATAAACACCCAAATGTACGCTTTACTACCGCAAGAGCTGAACAGATAGAAAAAACATTAACAGAGGAATCTGTAAATATTATTGTCACAGAGCCTTTTATGGGAAAACCCTTGCTCGGTAGAGAAACAGAGAAAGAGTTGCAAAACCAAGCAAATGGACTTTCCGATATGTATCTTGCCTCATTCAGAAGTTTCCATAAAATACTTGCAGCAAACGCAACCGTTGTTTTTATATTTCCTCAATTTAGATTTGAGGGCGATTGGATAAAAACAGAAAGAATAGAAGAAATTAAAAAACTTGGATACAAAGTGATGCCTTTCTCAAAAAATGAATCACTACTTTACTACCGCAAAGGTCAGTTTGTAGCTAGAAATATCTGGCGCTTTAGAAAAGTTTAAAACTTAAAATAAAAAACTACCGTTTTAACGGTAGTTTTTTTATATTTTATGTTTTGGTGATTCTATTGCGAGATCCATTCGACTTCATTCCATTTCATTCCATTTCACTCCATTTCGCTCAGGATGACGTGATTTAACATACGTCATATTGAGCGGAGTGAAACGGAGTCGAAATATCTCGATTCAAAATCATTAGAATTATGAATATTTAAAACCTTGTGATATTGTCCCGAGATCCTTCGACTTCGCTCAGGATGACGTATGTGTGTTTTCCGCTCAGGATGACGTTTTTTTGTTCACATTATATTGAGCGGAGTGAACTTAGGATGACGCGTGTATTTTACGTCATCTTGAGCGGAACGAAGTGGAGTCGAATGGATCTCCGTGCAATATAACCAGAATATAAATAATTAAATTAAAACATTAGTCCGTCTTTCTTTTTGTTTTTCTGTCTAATGTTATTTGCATAACGTATCATGTCCTTATGTATTCACATGAAAGTAAATAACATCTCCATCTTGAACTTCATAATCTTTTCCAGCCAAACGCATTTTTCCTGTGCTTTTTATATCATTCCAACCACCGTTATCTACAAAATCTTGCCAACCCACTACATCTGCCTTTATAAAACCTTTTATGAAATCTGTATGAATTACTCCAGCGGACTCTGGCGCAAATGTATTTTCTTTTACAGTCCAGGCTCTAGTTTCCTGCACTCCACTTGTAAAAAATGTTACTAATCCTAAAATTTCATAGCCTTTACGGATCAACTTATCCAAACCAGTTTCTGATACTCCACTTTCTTTTAGGTATTCAAGTGCTTCTTCCTCACCCAATTCTGCAAGCTCTGCTTCCAATTTTGCACTTACATAAATATGTTGAATTTCATTTTCTATTACAACTTTTTCTTCTTCTTTGAAGTCCTCGCTTACATTTACTATATACACCATCGGTTTAAGTGTAATTAGTTGCAATTCTTTCAAAATAACCTGCTCTTCTTCATTATATTCCAAAGATCTGGCAGGCTGATCCGCCTCCAAAGTTGTATTTATTTTTTCCAATAATGCCAAGTTTGATATTAATTCTTTTGCATTTGAACTTTTCAATTGTTTTTTTGTAGCTTCCAAACGTTTTTGCACTACCTGCCAATCTGCCAAAATCAATTCTGTATTTATAACTTGAGCATCCTTTTTAGGATTTGCTTCGCTGTCTACATGAGTTACATTTGAATCTGCAAAACTACGCACCACATGTACAATAGCATCTACCTCGCGAATATGAGAAAGGAATTTATTTCCCAAACCTTCTCCTTTTGAGGCACCTTCTACCAAACCTGCAATATCTACAAATTTTATAGCTGTAGGAATTATTTTCAAAGATTTTGAAGAATCACTAAGCGCAGAGAGTCTTTCGTCTGGAACCTCAACAATACCAACATTTGGTTCGATGGTACAAAAAGGATAATTTTGCGCTTCTGCCTGCTTACTTCTGGTAAGCGCATTAAAAAGTGTTGATTTGCCGACATTTGGCAACCCAACGATTCCTATTGATAACATGTTTTAAAATTAAAGTTTATAAAGAGTTCACGTCATATTGAGCGGAACGCAGTGGAGTCGAAATATCTCGATGCTGTATCATTAGAACTTTGAATATTGATATTCTGGTGATACTTTCCCGAGATCCTTCGGCTTCGCTCAGGATGACGTGATTGTTTATCTTACAATTCCTTATAGTTTACACAAAAAAAACCGCGCTGTCTAGTATGACAACGCGAGTATTAAAGAATTTTACATAACCCATTGAGGATCGGCCGATTCTGCCTCATCATCTTGCAAT from Candidatus Magasanikbacteria bacterium includes the following:
- a CDS encoding RsmD family RNA methyltransferase, with the translated sequence MKYIFNLGHQPKISFEEIVAILERDRISHEIYFENEKFLILELDKEIDSEKMLMKLGGTIKIGKEIEKIESVENTAIEYLNRTQPEGKIQFSINGDDKKNIALSVKKGLKKEGRSVRFVETNTSASVVYNKLMQKNSDLMVSKGLLFVTTAIQDFEGFSKRDMNRPAIDKKSGTLPPKLSKIMINLAKGSPTKNVLLDPFCGSGTILNEAIVLGYHKLVANDSSKQAIEDTKKNVKWIGRELDKHPNVRFTTARAEQIEKTLTEESVNIIVTEPFMGKPLLGRETEKELQNQANGLSDMYLASFRSFHKILAANATVVFIFPQFRFEGDWIKTERIEEIKKLGYKVMPFSKNESLLYYRKGQFVARNIWRFRKV
- the ychF gene encoding redox-regulated ATPase YchF; translation: MLSIGIVGLPNVGKSTLFNALTRSKQAEAQNYPFCTIEPNVGIVEVPDERLSALSDSSKSLKIIPTAIKFVDIAGLVEGASKGEGLGNKFLSHIREVDAIVHVVRSFADSNVTHVDSEANPKKDAQVINTELILADWQVVQKRLEATKKQLKSSNAKELISNLALLEKINTTLEADQPARSLEYNEEEQVILKELQLITLKPMVYIVNVSEDFKEEEKVVIENEIQHIYVSAKLEAELAELGEEEALEYLKESGVSETGLDKLIRKGYEILGLVTFFTSGVQETRAWTVKENTFAPESAGVIHTDFIKGFIKADVVGWQDFVDNGGWNDIKSTGKMRLAGKDYEVQDGDVIYFHVNT